The Triticum dicoccoides isolate Atlit2015 ecotype Zavitan chromosome 6A, WEW_v2.0, whole genome shotgun sequence genome has a window encoding:
- the LOC119317420 gene encoding ethylene-responsive transcription factor ERF027-like: MAEQPSGASSSAAGAATPQLQVQAAAEPATELSPGAPASPHSPPVHLGETVGTTTALAATSSGEPSPRSTGKHPFYRGIRCRNGKWVSEIREPRKARRIWLGTYPTAEMAAAAYDVAARALRGSDAVLNFPGATASRPVPASASPEDIRAAAAAAAAAAQLYRPHGGETPDGSASTAATAEEQRHHGTITSGGAADDRTPQHQMGNEDFMDEEAIFEMPQMLRNMAAGMMMSPPRLSPTASDEWPDPAGAGESLWSYHDP, translated from the coding sequence ATGGCTGAGCAGCCTTCTGGAGCCTCCTCGTCTGCTGCCGGTGCTGCTACTCCTCAGCTGCAAGTGCAAGCTGCTGCTGAACCGGCGACCGAGCTTTCCCCGGGTGCTCCTGCCTCGCCCCATTCCCCGCCGGTTCACCTAGGCGAGACGGTGGGGACAACGACGGCgttggcggcgacgagctccggggAGCCGTCGCCGCGGTCCACTGGGAAGCACCCCTTCTACCGCGGCATCCGGTGCAGAAACGGCAAGTGGGTCTCGGAGATCCGCGAGCCGCGCAAGGCGCGCCGCATATGGCTCGGAACTTACCCGACGGCCGAGATGGCTGCCGCGGCCTATGACGTGGCCGCCCGCGCGCTGCGCGGCTCCGACGCCGTGCTCAATTTCCCCGGCGCCACCGCCTCGCGCCCGGTCCCCGCGTCTGCCTCGCCGGAGGACATACGTGcggccgcagccgcagccgcggcggCCGCCCAGCTTTACAGGCCGCACGGCGGCGAGACGCCTGATGGCAGTGCTTCGACTGCCGCGACAGCGGAGGAGCAGAGACATCACGGCACAATAACAAGCGGAGGCGCCGCCGATGACCGCACGCCGCAGCATCAGATGGGCAATGAGGACTTCATGGACGAGGAGGCGATCTTCGAGATGCCGCAGATGCTGCGCAACATGGCGGCGGGTATGATGATGAGCCCGCCGAGGCTGAGCCCCACCGCCTCCGACGAGTGGCCGGACCCGGCGGGGGCCGGGGAGAGCCTGTGGAGCTACCACGATCCCTAG